The Drosophila yakuba strain Tai18E2 chromosome X, Prin_Dyak_Tai18E2_2.1, whole genome shotgun sequence DNA segment GTGGATTCACTATGTTGCTAGTGGGTCTGGCATACTGACAAACTGGATtgggaaaatatattaaaaacatattaataacTTGATTAAAAGTAAGAAAAGGCTGTACGTACGACTGCCCTAGATGGTTGAGATACTCGCTTTTACACAGTCATCACACGCTCATAATACCACCTAGATCCCAATGATTAATTGTCGTGCTAGCACATCtgaaataattacattttattcttTAATGAGGCAGTCTGAGGCCATCTGAGCAGAAAATGCCATCGAGTCGGAGGGTGTTTCCGTAACGATTTAATGGGAACCTAAGTGAATTTCGGGCATCCGGCAATTTAGATGTGTCGTAGATACTTTCGTATCCGAATTGCGTATCTGTTGCATCGGGGCCAAAGTTGAGACAAGAAATTATGCTAATTGGACAACACAACAAGTTTTGACAAGCTACAACTGACACTTTAACTTAACCCCCATGCTTCGAATAAACCCGATTCGCCGCCCATCATCAGCCCGCTTAACCCATGGCAGCCCAGTCGAAACCCATAGTCGAAACGAAAGGCATAGAGGTGAAGGGGAAGGTGGAGTTGGAGGTGGCGAAGTGGGTAAGTCATGTGTTATACATCACTTGATTAggcattaaataaatgctCTGACAAGTTTACACTCAATTACATGAGTTTGGCTCCCTCCGGCCTGCGAAATGGCAACTTTGGCAACTTCACAGCTCCAAATTACTGAGCTGAGCGAATTTAATTGCATGTGAGCGACATTTCGCAGGGAATCGTTCGTTTTTGGATCATTGAGGGTCAGCATTTCCCAtataaaactacaaaaaaccGCTTTAAAAGGAGCTGAAAGGTGTGTAACTCTGTAAGGTGTAAAAGATGAATACCTTAGGagttaattgaaatgcaataaacCAGTAATTCTTGCCATTCCTGTACCCAATTAGTTGACAACTCACACAAAAAACGGGCGTTTAAGTTATGTGAGTGCTGGTATTCACTTGGAATCTTATtccatttttcaatatttttccttttcggcCGGGCCATCTGTCGATTCACTTTGCCTATCATCCGGCTGCTTTTTTCTTTGGCCATCTGTACACACTGTACAGTGTGACTTCTCCCATTGCAATTCCTTAGCTTCGCTTCGCTTCGAGCTTCGAGCTTCTTGGCTTGCAGGCTTAATTGAGAAAGAGATTTGATTAATTTGCATGCCataaacaatttgcaatttgtttatgcTCTCAAAGTCGAGGCAGCCGTAATTAAGGCAAAACCCTGCCAAGCTAAGCAACTTTTCCAgcgattttccattttcctggCTGGCTTGAATGAGAAGGGcaggtggtgggtggtggggggaGTGTGAAAAGAAATGTCACCGAGGCAAGGTAAGCAGATTAAGGCCTTCTTTGACTTGGCAATGCAATTCGAGTCTTTTGCACCGGCATGCAAATGATGATGGCTCAGCTTGGCTCAGGATGCATCCGAGGAGAATGCCGGTTGAAAATCGTGGGGAAAATCGCAAGGAAAACGTGATAGGAGCGGACATAAAGGCAAGGAAAACCGGTGGAATGCTGAATgtgtttgcaaatatttactcAATGTATTCATGTGCAAACAATTACGCGTTCATTTGTGCGACTTTCGAGTGGCGAACAACAATGACGATGTAGATGAAGATGACGCTGCAGACGGCTGATGGTGACAATGACAGCCAAAATGAGGGGCTCCTTGCTGCACCACCCACAATCCAAACAACCCACCGCCACTCAACCCAACCACTCATACAAACACCCACCGAACCACCtcttttgtttcgttttgccTACTCACATATGCATAATATCCTTGACCTGTTTGCCTTGCTTGCGCTTTTGTGCGTGCCCTCCGCTGTGAAGGATTCATTCACTCGGCTGGAGTGCTgcggaaaatgcggaaaatggGCGAGGGAATGGGGAAAAGGGAATGGGAAAGCGGAAGGGCTGGCGGGAAactccttttggccatttgatATGCAAAAATAATCTATGCTGCTAATGGCCTGCATAAAAATATTGGTCTAGCGCACACACATTCTCCATTCTCGTTGCGGAATAAAGGGAGAACACTAAAGAAGTGGCAGTGCCGAAAAAAATGAGGAAATCGCGTAAATCAGTTTTGCAAACTTCATCGCCTTGCCAATTGTGAAATCAGTTGCCACGGAATCTAAATATAAAGTTAACtttgtaaattttataaaaataaatgcggCATAATGAAATGTATAATTTGTGATATGGAAAACCATACTTGATATACCTTCGCAGGACAGTTTCTCTCTCTAAATTCGCCATGGGCCCAGTCTCGTATTTGGACAATTTCAAGGATCTGGTCGAATGGCTTTGCAAGGACTACGGTTACGAATCAAAAGCGGACTCATCTTTGCTCGTTTTGTGTGAATTTAACGCTCTGTTGTTGTGCGTTTGACCGAAACAATGACAGAATCCCCACTTATTTCCCCCCCACTTTTGCAGCATTTCCCAACTTTTCCCAGCCCATCATCCATAAGGTTCTCCATCTGTCTTACCCAAAGTCTGGTTTTCGTTTACTTGCATATCGAATTTCCCCGGGCTTTCTTCCATTTCCTTTAATCGTCTGTCCAAGTGTCAGTCCGTTttgtttgattgatttttaCACCCTTGGCCGACGGTTAGTTCGCTGGATTCCGTAGCGtaggaaaatttaatttggaaatGGAGAAAACTCCATGAGAACGATATATCTGTTGGCTTTTGCCTCATGGGAAAAATGGGTGAACTGGGCTATAAGTTGTTTCGGAATATTGTATAAATTGCAGTCCTCCATGCTCAATGTTACAACCGCTCAGAACTATTGCTAGCAGCTTCTTTCTTGATACcgaaaaagttgtttaaaGTATGAGATTCGTAGAAAAAATAGGACAAACATATACTTtcagaaaaataacaattatagCCTTAAAATTTGGGGAATTCAAATTTCCAAAAAGTTCTATTTCAATCTCTTaactgaaatttaaatatgggCCTGGGGAAGTTTGTTAAGCTTATTAGCTTATTGGATTTTCTAGGCAATACATTTGGACTCTACTCTTCCTGATTTTACTTACCCACTTGCTCGTTGTGATGTCATCGAAACGGCGAGGTGAAAGACAAACAACTTTATGCCAAGTTGTTAACAAAGTGAGCCGCCGACGACGACCTCAACGATCCGGAAAAGGAGGAGGCGGGGCCACGCCCCTGCCACAAGGCAAGTGCAAACATAAATACGAGTATACTCGTACAGCTGCAGAAATGTGCTGGCTGTCCTCAGTTTTTCCTCTCTATTTGCCAGAGCTCTCCCTACTCTTTCGCTTGACAAGACAATTGACTGGAAAATGTTGTTAATGAACTTTGTGCGACATTTTGATTAGCTGgcaggtgggtggtgggggcCACCCAATTTGCACCTATACCCGTACTTTCCCCCCACCTCAGAGCCCTGCCTTCGGCTTCCTGTTTGTGTCGTGTTGCAAACAGAGGTCAACAAGTGCCACAGATGCCAAATGATGGATGTCAAAGTTGCTTTTGGTAACACTTGACATATATTTCCAGAGATCGAGAAATTGGGAAAGTCAGAGATAAGGAGAAACGGAGAAATGGTGAAGACAGAGAcggagacagagacagagattCCAATTCCGGGTTGACAATGCCATTTTGTCACACTGTGATAGAACAGCGAAAATAACAGTGACTGTGACAGCGAAGCgggcgaaataaaaataaaaaagtttctGCGGAAAAGTTGTAAACttaatttatagtttttaagCAGCACCCACATTGGGTGGGGTGGTTTTTCAGGGCGGTTTTCCGCAAGGTTAGAAAAATGTGGGGTGTCTATGtgttgtgagtgtgtgtgtgtgcatgggtgaaaatttcacatttcattCTCGCCTCGTCGCTAGGAATTtccaaatgaaatatttgacTTTTAGTCTAAAAAGTCAGCAGAAAAGTTGGCCAAACAGACTGCGACCAACCAAGAGCCAGCATTTAAATGTGCATTAAGTTCAAAGTTCAGGGGGGTTGGGCGCCCTGTATCGCCTTACCACCGCGCCATCGAGTCTAACCTTGTAGCACCCAGTAATGAGCCCACTCCGCCCAAGTGGACCTACCCATGTGATTCCTGTCCTGCAATTATGCCCGCCATCGATGACGTGACTCCTGCACTCATTTGGGTGCACCGAAAATTATTCCTAATACTTTTCTAcgtgtaattaaattaacaaaaactCTACAGAACTTTAGGACTGATTCAGTTTATAGCCTTGTTTTACTGATTACCTAaggtttataaaaataaaagttaacCATGTTCCAGAGAAGTCATTTTCAAAGGGAAAACTCACCGCATTCCTTACACTAATGCATTGCTGTTGTGGCTCGCGGGCACAACCTTGAAGCTCTCTCATTTGGCTGGAACAACCTTTTAGGACAGCTGCCCAAGTGGGCAAGTGATATATCCCGCGCCCGCTCTCCAAATGTCTGTCGTTTGTTTTGTCCCTTTGTTGGACCCTCGGGGGCAGGACGGCATCTTCATCTCGGCCAGAGTTGTCCAGGAATTGCCACATTTGACTCCAACGAAAAGGCATGAGCGAAGCCATGTAGTTTTCGACTTCAAATGGATAAGCTCTGAAATACCTTGTGAACCACATTTCCAATAGAAAAACTTGAAGGCTAGtttgataaaataatatgtacaCAAAAACTTTTGTTCTATCAGATAATTCTAAACGGATTTGCATTAGCTTCTTATCGTATTTATTTAGAGATTGTGCAGAGTTTGAAAAAGGTATCATATGGGACCATGGGTCCTGAACTCCCCGCAGCATGAGCAGCATTGCTCGTTGGTTGAACAGAAGCAGAAtagaaacaaaaacttttggcaGGCAGCACGACTTGCCCTGATGGCTCCCACTCACTGGGCCAAAAGCACACGTTCCAGCCTTCTTGTTAACACGTTCTGGGTGGCAGGCGATGTGGCAAACGGATTCAGTTTGAGATTGACATGGGCCATATCCAAATATCGGTACTCCCACTTCCAGAGTTCCTTTGTGAGGCGTAATTATACACTTGTAGGACGCAATTGAATGGTTATATCCATTGAGTTTTCCAATTCAATAGGCTCCGGTGGTTGCCAGATATACGTGTAGTATTTTTACATGCTTGGAGGTGGGATAAATGACTTGAGTGTTTGTCCATTGGCCAGGCAATGTCTTCCATGGCGCACATTCAAGCTCAATTTAGCCTTTATGTGTCGTCATCGCTGTCCTTGTTGCCCCACCCAAGGGATGTTTCTCGATTTTGGGGCACGCACACGTATGGGGAGACGAACGAACGGACGGACGAACGGAATTACAAATGGACAGACATGCGGACGGACAGCCAGAGGTTTTAGTGAATGAATGGAATGAGAATTTCAAATCCTTGCGCCGACTTTActgattttttttctgcttccTACTACTTTCCTACTTTCTTTTTTATCTAACCCGGCTTCTCGATGAAAATACCAACATCCGAGCATACATAGGAGGCAGGCAGGGAAGTTAGGACTGTTATGCCCAGATACAAATGCATCGTAAACATGTCGTCGCGTTATATTGGGATCTCAAGTAGCCCACATCCCTGACAGTTGCCATTGTCTACTCTTTGTTCCCTTTTCTCATATTATTGGcagtactttttttttacatctACCACCCTCCCTCCTCGTTCCTAAAAGCTGGGGAAAAGAATTCTAGACATTTCTATTTACCCATTGCTACTTACCTCGCATCACTGCTTCCATTGGTTGTCCGGCAACTATTGTTGCTCGATATTTAGCATTAACTGGTGTCCGATGTCGGCTTTTTAACGGTTTTCTCTTGAAATATGGACATGAATTTAACACATTCAACACTTGAGAGACGTGGGACTAAACTTCTAGTTCAGATAACCTCAGAACGACAGGGAAAATCACTTAAAACTCCCCATCGATCGGATCTGATTTGATCTGCCCGCTGCGGCCGTCCTGTCGACTGACTGCCAGGACATAAAAACATAAGGACAACAATTTATGGCACATTTGCAGCTTCGAGGAATACGGTGTATCTGTTCGGGCCATAAAAACAGTGATGCCCCAGGAAAGGCAGAAAAAAAGGGGCAATAAAGTTGGCAAAGCGGAATCAATAATGTGTGCCTGGCCATAAACCGATGCCAAATTTGTGTGTCAAGGTGCCAAAGTGTGCCACGCCCCAATCCAGATTGATTTCAACATATTAACCAACTTTGGAACGCTGAAGACCCAGATAAACTCGACGTTGTTAATTACTTTTTGCCAGGTTTGCAATAAATTCGCAAATATTGAAACAAACATACAATCCGGGTTGTCACTTGAgaatttatttggtttctaTAATGTTTGCAATCGCTTAAACGAATCATATTAATAGGGTTACATTTCTATGACATTTCGCCCTCGATTATGACCTCCAAGAAGACGGAGACCCGGTTGCCACCGCCATCGCACAGCTCGTCGAGCTGATCCTCGTTGAGGCTGATAAAGAACGGATCCAGCCCGTTGATGAACTGGCTAATGGGCATCCGGCTGGCAAAGTTGCGCACCCGTCGCCGATTCCGCCGGGCGACGCACTGCATCTGGCTATTCAGCACGCCTATATTTGCATAAACCGGACGACGCGTAAATGGTGAGACGAGCCACAGCAGATAGACAGTGCCCCATTCCGTGGCTAGGTCCCTGGTTTCCTGGAAGGCCTTTTCATCGTCCTGTTGCAACAGCGACTTCCATGTGGTCCTGCAGACCATCACCAACACGGGCAGGTGATAGCTCAATCCTTGGTGGCAGGGCGGCAGGTCCAACTGCGGTTCCATAAGGTCGATGCGGGAATCGGAGCTCCAGTTCAGCACGGCCAAGCACTGATCATGGTCCACGATCAGCTGGCGATAGGCGAGCATCAGCAGGGTGCGCTGACCTGTTGACACTTCGCGTAGCCGCAGTTGAAAGGGCAAAGTTCGCGCCCGCGAATCCAAATGTTCGCTGATCATGTGGCGCAATAAGTGGGTGTGCTGCACAACCGCCTGACAATCGGCCAGCGGACAAATGGCCGGCTTGTTTTCCGCGGACATCTCGTCAATCGAAGCCCTATGCTCCATTATTCACTTATTCGAACACTACAAATTATGGTATACAAGGTACAAATATTGAGGGCAAAAAAACAGGTCACTAGTTATCATAACTATTTTGTGAAGCTGGAACAAACCATCATAAACCAATGAGAAGCACGCTTGAATCTAACATCAAGGCATATTTTTCTAAATCTTAGATACAATTAAATTCAGACTGATTTGGAGTGTATCCCTGCTTTATCTGGGGAGCGTAAGCCCCGGTATTTGAATGTTGTGCCATCATTAGCATTTCATCTTATTTCACTCAGGTGCGCGACCGTGCGTGCAACATTTCCACAGACCAAATGGCAACAACGACAACGTCAGACACTCGCATTTGCCCCAGCTTCAGAGCTCTGTGGgggtgggtggtttgtgggtgttgtgTGGGTGGCTTTTCCAGCTGCATTTCCACAGTCTGTCAGTGCGTGTCCGGCGgccaggaacaacaacaaaaaatccaAGTGAGACGGCTAGGCCAACGTGACGTGCCCATGACAATGAACAGGGAAAAAGGCTCCAAATGCTAAATGAACTAGCAAAATAATCCCTTATTTCGATACCGAGTTTAGTAAATAGAACACGTTGCTCTTACTAGTAAACAATGTTTAAGTATTCAGTTTCGATTCGCTGTGAACTTTGTGCTGAAGAGCAAGTTATTTTTCCCTGTGTGCCCATGGAAAAGGGTATGACTATGACGATAACTATAACTATGACTATGACGATGAGTGCGATGCTGGCCAGCTATGCTCTCTCCCTTTCTAACCCCCTGCCACCCGTTCTGCTCTACCAAGCTGTTGATGGCGTATTAATGACCGGAATGCGGAATGTAACAGAAAATTTCGACCCACTCTCGTATAGTTCTTATTTTCCTGCAGTTTTCAGTGCACTGCAGCAGGTTCAAAAGTGGGTTTGGGGGTCTCCGAGTGGATCCAGGGGCGGGAGAAATGGAGGAAAAGAAGGATGCACTGCAGCATCCATGGTCATGCTGCCGGAATGCATAATTGAAATACGAATCGAGCGAATGCCCCGACAAGCAGATAAGAAAACGACGACGTCGCTCTGGCCTCAGGTTCAAATGCAGGGATGTGGaaaggggggtgggggtggttGTGGGGGGTCTTCCCACTTAGCTGATGTGCATGACCTTAAGACCTTTAAGCTTTAGCAAGAGTGATTATCAGGGGTCCAAGCTCGCAAAGAGTGCGCAGAAACAAGCTGACTCCATTAAAGTTTCTTGTCATTTGTGATTAAATTAGATATTTGTACGAATTGCTTCGAAATATAAGGACTATTAGTGTTGGTAAACTGCATAAAACACTCAAAATCAAATTCCAATTTTCTGCCcaaaaatattaagttttttgtttacaacaacgaaaataattgtccaaatatagaatgccatacaCCGTTGAATTCGTAAGAAAATTTCCTATAAAGTGGCATTCAAGCCtagaaatgttaaatttttaagatttttcgcaaaaatagatgatgttaccccttagcaaatatgcaaaaatgccgaaatttttttgttgtgcaaaTCTCTAAGAAAATGATAGAATTCGTTAAGGTTGGTAATAGGATGCACAGAACAGTCATTCTTTTGTTTCTGGGATCATTTTCAGTCAAGTTATGACTAAAATCgccaataaaatattcatatttttgccaaaaattcgTATTCCAATTTTCTGCCcaaaaatattaagttttttggttacaacaacgaaaataattgtccaaatatagaatgccatacaCTGTTGAATTCGTAAGAAAATTTCCTATAAAGTGGCAGTTCAGCCTAGatatgtaaaattttgacaatttttttttttttgcaaaaatagaTGATGTTACCttaccaaaaatgcaaaaaatggcgaatttttttttttcaaaaatcgGTACAAAAGTGATAAAAATAGTAAGCATTAGTAATTAGTTGGTGAAAGTAggactttgtttttgttctggGATCATTTTCGGGCAAGTTATGACTAAAATCACCAATAAAATTTTCAtcattttgtaaaatatatgtatgcatgtatgtagGTTCCCCCATGTTCCTTCCCGGCAATTTCACAATCATCTCTTCTATCGATTGCTGATTAGTTCGCATCGAGAGCACGTCATTCACGTCTGCCATCCGTCCATCAgccattcagtcagtcagttatCTCATCGACTCGgcatattactcatacgccgcgtgtgcTGCGAAGGGGAATAGCAAATGGCGAATGGAGAATGACGATCTCAACAGACGATATGAAGCCGCAACAGCTGCCATtttgcatgtgtatgtgtgtgtactgCGGTGGTTGTGTGAGTGTTTGCTCGctgatgtacatatatgtttatataattCCCACTTACCGACGCAGCTACACAAGTTTATTGTTGTTCCCGCAGCCTGTTCTCTTCCCTTTTCCATCGGCACCTTGTTGCCTGTTTCTTGGTAATGTTTGGCTTTTATGTGCTTTAGTCTGACAGTGAAAGAAATTCAGAGTAATTACAGAATCATACAAAATGCTTTGTTACCAGGCAAATGTTGTAGAGTTGAAGGGCACTTTGCTGAAGTATAatgaattataaattattcattttgaaATGATAGAATGAAAGTCCAATTCATATGATTATTGTTTGCAGTGCATTCTTGGGTGGTTCGATGCCATGGGCGGTGGTGGGGCTCCAAAAACGGGgcaaaccaaacccaaaacgctggcaaaatgaaaattatgcTCTCTTTGGCATTAAGTTTATGAATAACGAGCATATGTAAGTCGGACTCGCAGTCTCCAAGTCTCTTGCTCTGCATGTGTGTTGGTGCTGTGTAcaagtgtgggtgtgtgggtgtgaggGTGTGTGCCCTTCAGTAAAGCTCACaggaatttattttgtgcCATAACTACACAAACACTGGCACTCGCACTCAcattcacactcacactctGACACTCCCGCAGGTCGTTTGCTGTCTGCCGATCAAAAGGTGTTAAATTCTGTTGTTACTAAGCGCACAAAACACCACAAAGACATGCACTAGCAGCCGAAATGGGCGATGGGCGGTGGTCGGTGGGCGTGGTGCTGTTTGCATGTATAAAGGGGCATAATAATACCGCGAGTGTGTGGACCGCTGCGCACCCTAGGAgattttttgtgtgtgatCTCTTCAGCTGTTGTCAACTACAATCAGTTATGTACGTTTTCCGAAGCGAACAAGCAGTTTTTCCATTAGGTTCATAAATTGTACAAAAAGGtttgaaaatgtcaaaatcATTTATCTTACTACTCTACCTTGTCTTTGTTCATCGTTTTAACTGCTCTTTCCACAAAATACCCTGGAGCGAAGAGAGGTTTACTTGTATTTTGCCAACAACACTTGTTGATACATTTTTTGCTGTATGTTCAGGCTTTTTTCGGGTTTGGAAAATGCAGGTCGCTGTTTGATAACATTTTTCGGAATTAACTATTGTACGGAAATTCGCCCCCGAACCGAGCACCTTTCAGTTTTCCTCAACCTTTTGCCTCTTCTCAGTACACCCATTTATACTTTGCTTTTGGATTTTGTCCTTTGGATTTTCCTTTAATTTTGAAGCTGCAGCTGTCGTCTTGCAATTGTTTGACTCAATATTTCAGCTGCTTTGCagctttatttaaaataaataaagtcagCTTTGGTGTGAGTATTtcggtgggtgtgtgtgtgtgtatgtgtgtgtgggtgtaggGCGCCTCAAGTTACAAATAAAACGCAACCAAAATGAGCTTAAGAGCTTAAGGAACGCTAAACAAACAGCGCAGCACACAAAGCCGCgatgccacacacacacacacaagcacacccacacatacacatgcactTACACTTCGGTGGCTTACAGATGAGTTACTTaaaaggggggggggggaagcAGATCCTTAGTCTTTAGTCCTTGCTTACCAGCACACAAAGAAATCTTATAGATAAAACCCTTAGTTTGCCTTGTAAATCAATATAGTTGACAGTTTTATGGGcataattaaaagaatattattaaaaaatgtatgcacTAATATAAATAGGAGAAGGGGAATGTGCGATTTGTTTGCAGTGTGGATTCGTAGTGCTTTGGCTAGCTTGAAGCGAATCGCTTTTGCCTTTTATGACTAAGTCAAATATGAAAGTAAGTTGCCAACAGCTCGCTGACTGACTGCCACACCCCCAACCCCACGAACCGGAGGCCGACGCCCCCATCTGAAGAGCCAGGCAGCTTTACAAGACTCCCAGCCTCACAGCCTCTCAGCTTCCCTGAGGGCAGAGAACAGGacaatttgatttattgccacTTAAAAGGCAACATTCAGCTTTCCTtctccattttattttttccttgcTTCAGATGGGGcagggaaaataaataacacgTTTACACATCCAAATGAAGCAGCCACAAAGGGGCGGGGATGGGACACCGGGAAATAGGGGGCATGGAGGGTTCCAAAGTTGTTGAGAGTCAGAATGGCGACGAGATTGTTAATAAGAGTGCATATATTATGCCAACACCGACACGTCACATGTGCGCCGAAAGTGGGGGATATCAAGGGTATCCCCCTTCCCCGTTCGAGGGCCGTCCGTTCTTAACCCCCTACTGCCCCTGCTGCCAGTCAGAAACTTGCTATGCGCATAATTAATCTCTCGCCCTTCTGAAGCTGACGTCGCCCTTCATTTTTTGGCCCCACTCAAATGAGGCGTGAATCGAGCAGCAATTGGGGCGGGAAATAAGTAGAGGCAAGTGCAATCGAGACTATCAGAAAGTCATCGATTAGAATAGTGCActatttaccatttaccatttgcCATTTACCAATCGATTAGCTAGGCTTTGAGCTCGAGTACTtaggaaaacagaaaacttcAATCTGATGGGATGCCGAACCTGAAATGTAATGTAGTAAATATATTGGACAAAATTCGATTACGCTTGAATGTAAAGTACACCATTTTCGAATTGATTAAAAAGATTTAATGCCCTTATCTATCTTaccatttatttgttattatgaACTTATTTTCCCATCGATTTTCGTGGAATAGGCATGAACAAAGCTAATATAAATCATAGAGCAGGAAAACCTAACCACTGCCTGTcataataaattgtatttaataaatatatatttgagcTGGCACATATATATTACGTAGCCTACTTCAGTGCCAGTGCCTTAAATCATTGTCACATCTAGATAGAGGAACCGTTTGTAAAGCTCTTTTCacttttgattatttattcatCGCATACGGATTAAGTCCCGTACTGCTATTTGAATTTATTCAATGCAAACATCGCCGATTTTTAACAAACACAGAGCACGCGTGAATAGTACGAGTAAGTGTAAACttgtgcatacatatatttataatttgccataaattatttttatatgtttcaGTTTTTAAAACTAGAACACAGCAGACGCAGCAAGGCTCGCGAAAACATGGCACATAATTTTCGTACGCTTTAAAAACGCATTAAACTGCAATGGCAGCAAAAGTAGCGAagaacataaacataaacatggACATAAACACGGACAGGACATGGACACAAATACATACGTACACTCGCGCAGAAATACTCGTACACATTGCATACATGGACAGAAGAACGtgaaccggaaacggaaatggctACCCCGCCCCCGCCGAACCGCTCATCAGGCATGCTTGATTTCATTTGGAGCACAAACACAGGGATACATATACATGCTGTTAACGCGGCCGAAATTGCCCAAAATTTATGACCGCTGACCAATTTTTAAATAGCCAAACGCGCACCTGGGTCACACCTGCGCATAATGCGGTTAGCAGCGAGCAATTGTTTAGGGTAACCAAGGGGTATCAGTTGCCGTAGGAGTGGCTTGGTTTACAACCTAGTTTAAATCGATTGAAAAGCAGATATagattaaaaatgttattcataCCACTCATTTTAATGGCCACACTTGGCC contains these protein-coding regions:
- the LOC6524194 gene encoding uncharacterized protein LOC6524194, translated to MEHRASIDEMSAENKPAICPLADCQAVVQHTHLLRHMISEHLDSRARTLPFQLRLREVSTGQRTLLMLAYRQLIVDHDQCLAVLNWSSDSRIDLMEPQLDLPPCHQGLSYHLPVLVMVCRTTWKSLLQQDDEKAFQETRDLATEWGTVYLLWLVSPFTRRPVYANIGVLNSQMQCVARRNRRRVRNFASRMPISQFINGLDPFFISLNEDQLDELCDGGGNRVSVFLEVIIEGEMS